AAACCACCGTCGACGTGCAGACCCCGGTCAAGCTGGAGGTCGCCGTGCCGACCGTGCTCTACGCCGACGGCGTGGTGGACGGCATGCGCTCGGACGGCGTGGTGTTCTGGTCGCCGGAGGTCCAGCCCGAGGTCGGCGAAGGCACCAAGCTGCGCTTCCCGGCCGGGTCGCCGGTGCCGGTGGTGGCCGGGGCGGTGACCGACAACGCGACCTGGCTGCTGCCCGCCTCCGACGACGTGACCGACCTGCTCAGCACGTACTCGCTGATGTTCGCCACCTTTCTCGGCACCATGGGCCTGCCGCACGTGCTGGTCCGCTTCTACACCAATCCGGACGGCAAGGCCGCGCGCCGGACCACCGTGCACGTGCTGCTGCTGCTCGGCCTGTTCTACCTGTTCCCGGCGCTGCTCGGCGCGCTGTCCCGGTTGTACGTGCCGGAGCTGCTGGTCACCGGGCGGACCGACGCGGCGGTGCTGATGCTGCCGTCGGCGATGCTGGGCGGGCTCGGCGGGCAGATCCTCGGCGCGGTCACCGCCGCCGGTGCCTTCGCCGCCTTCCTGTCCACCGCGTCGGGCCTGCTGGTCAGCGTGGCCGGGGTGCTGTCCACCGACGTGCTCCCCGGTCGTGTCCGCGACTTCCGGCTCGCCGCGGTGCTGGTCGCGCTGGCCCCGCTGGGCATCGCGCTGGCCCTGCGCCAGGACGACCTGTCGCTGAGCGTTGGCATGACCTTCGCGCTGGCCGCGTCCACCTTCAGCCCGATGCTGCTGCTCGGCGTCTGGTGGCGGAAGCTGACCTGGACCGGGGCGCTGGCCGGCATGGTGGTCGGCGGCACGCTGGTGCTCGGCGCGCTCGCGATCAACATCGTCAGCGGTTACACCGGCGGCTGGGCGCCGTGGTTCGCCGTGCAGCCCGCGTTGTTCACCGTGCCCGCCGCCTTCATCGCCACCATGGTGGTCAGCAAGGCGACCGCGCACCGGGTGCCGGACGACCTCAACGCGGTGATGCTGCGCCTGCACGCGCCGGATCCGCTGGGCTTCATGCGGGACCGGGCGGTGGCGCGGTTCGGCCAGGCGGAGGAAAAGGTGCGCACCGGCCGCGGTCGCCACCGGAAGTAACAATTCTACTTACGGTTACTCCATTCCCCTGATCGTGTGGCCTGCACAACTCCCCCGTCAGGAGGATGATCCTCGGCAAGCCCACTTGCCCGCTTGATCGAGGGAGGTCCTGTGAGCAGTAGCGAACCGATGACCGAAGCCGACTGGAAGCGTGTTCAGGCCAGTCCGGAATTCCGGCAACTGCGCAAACGCCTGCGGAACTTCGTCTTCCCGATGACCGTGTTGTTCCTCGGCTGGTACCTGCTCTACGTGGTGCTGGCGGCCTACGCGCAGGGCTTCATGTCCACGAAGCTGGTCGGCAACATCAACGTCGGCCTGGTGCTCGGCCTGCTCCAGTTCGTCTCGACCTTCTTGATCACGGGGTTGTACGTGCGCCACGCGAACCGGCACCTGGACCCGGTCTCCGACAAGATCCGCGAGGATGTCGAGGGGGTCGCGAAGTGAACCTCGCACAGGCCGTCCAGGGTTCGAACCCGATCCTGAACATCAGCATCTTCGGCGCGTTCGTGGTGGTCACGCTGGTGATCGTGTTCCGGGCGTCGCGGAACACGAAGACCGCGTCGGACTACTACGCCGCGGGTCGCGCGTTCTCCGGTCCGCAGAACGGCATCGCGATCGCCGGTGACTATCTGTCGGCGGCGTCGTTCCTCGGGATCGCGGGTGCGATCGCGGTCTACGGATACGACGGATTCCTTTACTCGATCGGGTTCCTCGTCGCCTGGTTGGTGGCTTTGCTGCTGGTGGCGGAACTGCTGCGCAACACCGGCAAGTTCACCATGGGCGACGTGCTGGCGTTCCGGATGAAGCAGCGTCCGGTGCGTGCGGCCGCCGCGACTTCGACGCTGGCGGTGAGCTTTTTCTACCTGCTGGCGCAGATGGCGGGTGCCGGCATCCTGGTTTCCTTGCTGCTGGGCATTTCCAACACCGCCGGGCAGGCCGTGGTGATCGCGGTGGTCGGCGTGGTGATGATCATCTACGTGCTGGTCGGCGGCATGAAGGGCACCACCTGGGTGCAGATCATCAAGGCCGCGTTGCTGATCACCGGTGCGTTCGCGATGACCGTCTGGGTGCTCGCGCGCTACGGCTTCAACCTTTCCGAGCTGTTGGGCAGCGCGGTCCAGCGCGTCGGTTCGGGCGGGGAAGCGATCTTGAACCCCGGTGCGCGCTACGGGGTTTCGGAAACGTCGAAGATCGACTTCCTGTCGCTGGGCATCGCGCTGGTGCTCGGCACCGCCGGTCTGCCGCACGTGCTGATGCGCTTCTACACCGTGCCCACGGCGAAGGACGCGCGGAAGTCGGTGGTGTGGGCGATCGGCCTGATCGGGCTGTTCTACCTGTTCACCCTGGTGCTCGGTTACGGCGCCGGTGCGATCGTGGGCAAGGACGCGATCAACAAGGCTCCAGGTAAGGAAAACTCGGCCGCACCACTACTCGCGCAGGCTCTCGGCGGTCCGATCCTGCTGGGCTTCATCGCGGCGGTGGCGTTCGCGACGATCCTGGCGGTGGTTGCCGGGTTGACGATCACCGCGTCGGCGTCGTTCGCGCACGACGTGTACGCCAACGTGATCAAGAAGGGCAAGGTCTCCGACAGCAACGCCGAGGTCCGGGTCGCCCGGATCACCGCACTGGTGATCGGCGCGGTCGCGATTGTCGGCGGGATCTTGGCGAAGGACCAGAACGTCGCGTTTCTCGTCGCGCTGGCCTTCGCGGTGGCGGCATCGGCGAACCTGCCGACGATCTTGTATTCGCTGTTCTGGAAGCGGTTCAACACCTCCGGCGCGTTGTGGTCGATCTACGGCGGCCTCACCGTCACCGTGGTGCTGATCATTTTCTCGCCCGCCGTTTCCGGGCTGTCGAATTCGATGATCAAGGGCGTGGACTTCCACTGGTTCCCGTTGCAGAACCCGGGTCTGGTGTCGATTCCGGTGTCGTTCTTCCTCGGCTGGCTGGGCACGGTCCTGTCGAAGGAGCACAACGAGGACAAGTACGCGGAGATGGAGGTCCGCTCGCTCACCGGGGCGGGGGCGGAGAAAGCTGTTCCGCACTGAGCACCGCTTCGACCAGTTCCAGGTCGGCGCGCAGGTGCGCCCGGCCGTTGTCGAACATGGCCTGCCAGAGCGGCGGAAGCGGGGCTTTCGCCGCCTGGCCGGTCTCCCAGTCGGCCAGCTGCGCGCGCAACGAGTGCGCCAGCGACTCGGCGAGCGACCGCACTTCCTCGGGCGGAAGCACGTCGACGAAGGTCAGCAGCAGGTAGACGCTCGCCGGGTAGGCGTTGGGCAGCTGCCCCCAGAGCTTCCTGGTGAGCCGCTTCAGCTCCTCGCGCCCGGCGTCGGTGATCGAGTACACCGACCGGTCGCGGCGGGCGGTCGGCTCGACGCGGTCCAGCTCGGCCAGCCCCTCCTTGGCGAGCTGGGTCAGCGCGTGGTGCACCGAGTACGGCTTGACCGCAGCCCACTTCTCGGCGTGACTGTCGACGAGCCACCTGCGGATCTCGTACCCGTGCCGCGGCTGTTCCGCGAGCAGCGCGAGCACCAGCAGCCGGACGTTCACGTGGTCCGCTCGAAGGCGAAGTCGCAGTGGTCGCAGCCGTAGCCGATGGTCACCGGGCGCTCGGCGCGCAGGCCGTGCCGGTCCGGATCGACCGCGGCCAGCATCGGCTTGTCCCATTCGCACCACACGGCCGCGGTCAGCTCCGGCGCGCCGAGCCGGGTGCTCGCGTCGTGGTAGACGCAGCGGTGTGCGCGGCCCAGGTAGGCGCGGTCGTTGTCGGTCACCCGTTCCCAGGCGAATCCCTTGCCGTAGAAGGACTTCTCCTGCTCGCGCACGTTTTCGACCATGGCCGCGAACGGATCGGGCGCGCGGTCGAGTTCGGCGCGCACGGTGTCGGCGAGCCAGTCGCCGAACTGGTCGACCACCACCCGGCGCACTGTTTCGAGCGGGTCGGGCACGCGGCCGTCGAGCCAGCGGTAGGCGGCGACGGCGTACGCGGTGAGCACCACGTGGCTGCGTGCGGCCTCGTCGACGACGAGGTCTTCGGTCTGGTCGAGCAGGTCCTCGGTTTCACGTTCGAGCCGGGCGCGGACCTCGGCCGCGTCCGGTACGCCGTCGAGCAGCGCGGAGAAGAACGGTTCGACGAACCAGCTTCTCGGGTCGTTCAGGTCGGTCATGCCGGTAAACGATAGACAAGTTTGTCTATCGAGTCCAGAGCGGCCCTGTTCACACGCGCTGAACGTGGCTTCGTGCGAGCATGGTGGCGTGGTGAACCCTGCTGAAGTGCCCACTGTGGACGTGCCCGAGCTGCCCGCCGAGTTCGCGCTGCTCGACGTCCGCGAGAACTACGAATGGGCCGCAGGGCACGCCCCCGGAGCCGTGCACATCCCGATGAGCGAGCTGCCCGGCCGGGTCGCCGAGCTGCCCGCGGCCGACCAGCTCTACGTGATCTGCCGCAGCGGCGTGCGCTCGGCCAACGTCGCGGCCTGGCTCAACGGCCAGGGCCGGGAGGCGGTCAACGTGGCGGGCGGCATGCAGTCATGGCAGGCGCACGGCAGGCCGATGGTCACCGAACAGGGTGCCGAGCCGCAGGTGGTGTGAGCGTGCACCCCCAGCACTACCCACCCCAGCAGCAGTACCAGCACCGGCCGCCGATGCGGCAGCGGGTGCGCTGGGTGGCGACCCCGCCCTACGGCCCGGCACCGCGCCGCCGTGCGGTCGACCACCGCTACTACGGCCCGCCCGCCTACCGGGTTCCGCCGCGCTGGGGCTTTCCGAACGTGGTCTGGCGGCTGCCGACGGCGGTGCCCGGCACCCCGTCGAACGCCCCGCGCCCGGCCCAGCGGCTGCGCGCGCTCTCCCGCAACGCCACCGTGTTGCTGTGGGTGCTGGCCGGGTTCGCCGCGGTGGCCGCGCTCGCCGAGGGCTGGCGGTACGTGCTGCTGCTGGTCAGCCGCGACTCCGCGCTCGACGCCGACCTGGTCGGCGCCTCCGACGCCCTGGTGCTCACCGCCGCGCTGCTGACCTTCCTGCTCGCCCTGTTCGCCGCCGGGATCAGCCTGTGGTGGCTGCTGGTCGCGCGCGTGGTCGCCGCCGACGAGCTGGGGGAGCGCCCGCCCCGGCCGCCGTGGCAGGTGCTCGTCGGCTTTTTTGTGCCGGGGCCGAACCTGGTGATGGCCGGCTCGATCGTCGCCGAGACCGAGCACGCCGTGCTGCGGCGTCCCGGCACCGAGCGCCCCCGGCCGTCGCGGTTGGTGCTGGCCTGGTGGGGCACCTGGGCGCTGAACGGGGTGCTGCTGGTCGTCTCGGTGATCTGGCGGCTGCGCGACGGTGTGCAGGCGCAGGCCGACGGGGTGCTGCTGGCCGTGCTGACCGACGGTTCCGCCGCCGGGCTGGCCGTGCTCACCGCACTGCTGGTCCGCCGGATGACCGGTCTGCTGGCTCCGGTCGGCGAGGACAAACTGCGCCACCTGCGCGTGCTCAGCGTGAGCGGCGCGCCCGAACCCGAACTGCGCCCGGCCCGCCCGGCTACCGCACCCCGGTGACCGGCAGCTCCCGGTAGCCGCGCATGACGAACTCCGGTCGGCGTGGCGGTTCCCCGGCCGGCTCCAGGGCCGGCAGCGCGGTCAGCGCGCGGAACGCGGCGGCGATCTCCACCCTGGCCAGCGGCGCGCCGAGGCAGAAGTGGATGCCCGCGCCGAAGCCGAGGTGCGGGTTCGGCGAGCGGCGGATGTCGAAGCTGTCCGGCTCGGCGAACACCTCCGGATCGCGGGCCGCGGCCCCGAGCAGCGCGCCGATCTTCCGGCCTGCTTCGAGGCGGTACCCGGCGATCTCCACGTCCTCGGTGGCGGTCCGCTCGAACAGCTGCAACGGCGAGTCGAACCGGATCGCCTCTTCGACCGCGGTATCGATGTTCGACGGCAGCAGTTCCCACTGGTCGCGGTGGTCGAGCAGGGCGCGCAGGCCGTTGCCGAGCACGTTGACCGTGGCCTCGTGGCCCGCCATCAGCAGCAGTACGGCGGTGGCGACCAGTTCGTCGTCGGAAAGCCTGCCGTTGTCGTCGTCGCGGACGCGCACGAGGTCGCTGATCAGGTCGTCGCCCGGATTCGCCGCGCGCTCGGCGGACAGCTTCCGCAGGTAGTCGACGAATTCCCCGGCCGCTTGCTCGGCCATGGCGCGCTTGTCCTCGGACAGGCCGTACTCGTACATCTTCACGATGTGGTTGGACCACGGCACCAGGAGCGGCCGGTCGGCCTCCGGCACCCCGAGCAACTCGGCGATCACCTCGACCGGCAGCGGCTGCGCGACCTCGGCGAGGAAGTCGGCCTGGCCCTCGTCGCGAATCCGCGCGGCGAGCCGGTCGACCAGCTTCGCGGCGACCTGCTCGACGCGCGGCCTGAGTCGTTCGACGTGACCGCGCGCGAAGGCCGACGACACCAGCCGCCGCAGCCGCGTGTGGGCCGGTGGCTCGTTCTCCAGCAGGGAGTTGCGGTGCAGCAGGTTGAAGGAGACGAACTGCTCGGCGGGCGTCGCGTCACGCCAGATCCGCCCGAGGGACCTGTGCCTGAGCACCGCCGACGCCGCCGGATGCGACACCGCGATCGCCAGCCCGAGCCCTTCGTGATGGTGCACCGCCCCCTTCGCCCGAAGCTCGGCGAAGTACGGGTACGGATTCGCGAGGAACGCCGGATCAGCAGGCTCGAACACCAGCCGACTGTAGCTCCACCCAGCCGTACCATGTCGTCACGTGACCACCGACGCGGATGGGCGGACCCTCTGGCGGATCCACGACGAGCGCCTGGTCGACGACACGCGCCGGCTTCGGCTGAGCATCGCGTCGGTGGAACTGCCCGACGGGGTGACTTTCGAGCAGTGGGTGTTCCGCATCCCCAAGGCCGCGGTGATGGCCGTTCTCGATGACCAGGACCGCGTGCTGATGATGTGGCGGCACCGGTTCATCATCGACCGGTGGGTGTGGGAGCTGCCCGGCGGTTACGTCAATCCGGACGAAGACCCCGCGGTGACCGCGGCGCGCGAGGTCGAGGAAGAGACCGGCTGGCGGCCGCTCGACATCGAACCGCTCGGCAGCCTGCAGCCGATGGTCGGCAGCGCCGACGCCGAGAACCTGCTGTACGTGGCTCGAAGGTCCGAGTACGTCGGGGAGCCGGAGGACATCAACGAGGCCGAGCGCGTCGCCTGGATTCCGCTCGACACGGTCCGGACCCGCATCAGCAAGGGCGAGATCGTCGGCGCGGCATCGCAGGTGGCGCTCCTCCACGTCCTCGCCTTCCACCGCTGAGCCCGCCCGGATCGCTCGGGTCGAGCGCCTGGCGGGCCCCGCCGTTCGGTACCGTCGGCCCGACCGAACGCGAGGAGGAACTGTGGGCAAGGCGGCGCGCAAGAAGGGGCCCAAGAAGAACGGGGCGCCCAAGAAGGTTCGCGAAGTCTTCGTCGGCCAGCCGTTCGAGGGGCTGGTGGCGGAGCCGGAGCTGATCGCGCTGCGTGAGTTCGTTCCGTCCGCGACCGTCGAGCTGCCGCTGAAGGACACCGACGGGCGCAAGGTGGTGCTCGGCACCGTGCTGCCGATGGCCGCCGCCGCGTTCGTGCGCTCCGACGGCCAGGCCTTCGTCGGCCTCCAGGTGCAGACCCGGTCCACCGACGTCAGCCGCGACATCGGCCGGTCGATCCGCTGGGCGCTCGAGGCCAAGGAGGGCGACGTGCTCTCCGTGCCCGACACCATCACGCCCGGCGGTGAGGGCGAGCGACTGCAGGACCTGCTCGACCCGACGGCCGAGTTCGACGTGCAGATGCACACCGACTTCTCCTGGTGGCTGCCCGAGGGTACCGAGGCCGAGGGCGAGGTGGCGCTGTCGCTGGAGCGCGCGAACGGCGCGATCATGCCGTCCGAGCGGCTCGGCACCGGTGCCTACTGGGTCGACGCCGGCGAGAAGGCGCACCTGCGCTGGGTCCGGCCGGAGCCGGAGGGCAAGGTGCTCCAGGCGCTGGCCCGGCTCTCCGCCGCCGGTGAGATCGGCCTCGGCGAGGAGTCGCGCTACGCCGGTTCGTTCCGCGCGCACGGCCTGCTGGTGCCGGTCTGGGACCTCGACCCCGAGGCCCACGCCCGCGAGTGGGACGAGCCCGCGAAGCAGCTCGGCGAACGCCTCGACAAGGCGCTGGCCTCGCTCGACGAGGAGCCCCTCAACGCCGCCGAGCGCCGCGCCCGCGACGGCCTGATCGGTCGTCAGATCACCATTCGCTAGTGGTACTGCACATCTGCTCGAAGCAGGACTGGTTGTCGAGCGGGGACGCCTACCGCGCGCCCTCGCTCGACGACGTCGGCTTCATCCACTGCTCCGACCCCGGCACCGCGCACCTGCCCGCGGACGCGCTCTACGCCGGTCGCACCGATCTGGTCCTGCTCGAGATCGACCCCGCCCGCCTCGGCGTGCCACTGCGCTGGGAGGAAGGCGATCCGCCGCACCCGGCAGGCGTGCGCTTCCCGCACGTCTACGGCCCCATCCCGCGTGAAGCGGTGATCGCGGTGCACGAGTTCCCGCCCGGCCCGGACGGCCGCTTCCACCTCCCACCGGCCATCGCGAACCGGTAACGCGCCACAACGGCTCACCCGTCGGTGCGTCCTTCGATCGGACGGACAACCTGCGGGGGCGCGGATGCGTGAGTCAGACGGTGGTGAGGAGCGGTCGAGAACGCTCACCGGGATTGGAGGCGATACGGTGACCGCGTGCGCGCCGGTTGCGCCAGCCCTTTCGCTGGCCGGAAGCCGTGTCGTCGAGGCGCGCCAGGAGAGGGGATTGGCGGTGTCGGGCGACCTCGTTGACTTCGGGGAGTTCGTCTCGGCCAACCTGCCCGGCCTGATGCGCTACGGCCACGCGCTGACCGGCAACCCGCACGACGCCGCCGACCTGGTCCAGACGGTGCTGGAGAAGATCGGCTCCCGCTGGACCCACGTGCAGCGCAAGACCGGCGACCCGATGGCCTACATCCGCCGCTCGATGGCGAACGCGCACATCAGCCGCTGGCGGCGGACCAAGCGCGAGAACCTGGTTGCCGACATTCCCGACGCCCAGCCGTTCGAGCACGCCGACCCGTTCGAGCACGAGCCGCTGTGGCAGGCGCTACGGGCGCTGCCGCCGAGGCAACGCGCCGTGGTGGTGCTGCGTTACTACGAAGGACTGTCCGAAGCGGAGATCGCGGCTTCACTCGGCGTGAGCCAGGGCACGGTGAAGAGCCAGGCGAGCAAGGCGCTCGCCTCCCTGCGGCTGAAGATGAAGCCCGCGGTGGAAGAGAGCGGAGGGAGGGAAGCGGTATGAGCGCAGACGACGACGAACTGGCCGGTGAACTGCGCCGGCTGTTCGACGACGAACGCCTCGGACTGCGTCCCGCACCGGATGCCGGGCAGCTCATCGTCGCCGGGGCCAAGCGGCGCCGCGTCCGCCGTCGCCGGATGTCCGTCGCCGGTGGCGCGCTCGGTGTGGTCGCGCTGGTCACCGGTGGTTTCGCGCTGACCGGTGGTGGGTTCCGGCACCAGGAGCCGCCGCCGGTGGCCCAGCCGCCCGGCCCGGACCCGGCACTGCAGATCGGGCCGAGCGCCACGATGATCCCGGCACCGGCGCCGTCCAGCCCGCCGCCGGGTTCACCACCGCCCCCGCAGCCGCCGCCGAACCCGAACTCCGGCCAGGCGACCACGCTGCCGCCGACCGCACCGCTGTCCGACGCGCCCGTCGCGACGCAGAAGTCGGGGCCGCCGGGCCCGGTCATCGGCCCCGGTGGCTACGGCAAGCTGCGGTTGAACACGAGCATGGACGAGGCGTCCTCGTCGGGCATCAACTTCACGCCGGAGAACAGCGGCGGCGTGGACGGCGGCTGCACCAGCTACTTCTTCAGCGGGACGGGCGTGCCCAGCGGCGGTTCGGTGGTCGTCTCGCCGAACCGCGGCGTGGTGTACATCAATCCGTCGGTGCCCGCGACCACACCGGAGGGCATCGGCGCCGGCGCGACGCGTGAACAGCTGCGGAAGACCTATCCGGAGGCGACCACCGGCCCCAACGGCGACGTGGTGCCGATCGGCAACGGCTACCGCTACCGCGTGGTGGTCAGCGAGACCGCGGTGGTCGAGCACGTCTATCTCGACGACAGCCTGCAGGACTGCTACGAGTGAACCCGGGCGCTCCCAGTGGGAGCACCCGGGTCCGAGTGGTCAGCCCTCGGGGGCCGATCAGATGGCGCCGCCGGCCACCGGCGGCATGAGCGGGTCGTCGCCGCCGTCGCCGACCGATTCGCGGGAGAGCCAGTTCTCCACCTCGAACAGGTTGCCGTTGGCGCGCTTGACGATGTTGAGCAGGGTGGACATCGCGGAGATCTCCTCCACCTGCTCCTTGAGGAACCACTGGACGAACTGCTCGGAGATGTAGTCGTCCTCGTCGCGGGCGGCCTTGGCCAGCGTCTTGATGTCGGCCGCGACCTCCTTCTCCTGCTCGAGGGCGAGTTCGATCAGCTCGTGCACCTCGGAGAAGTCGTTGCGGACGTCTCCGGTGCCGGGGATCTCGACGTGGTGGTCGGTGTCCAGCATGTACTGCACCAGAGCGAGGGCGTGGTTGCGCTCCTCGTTCGCCTGCCGGAAGAAGTGCTTCGCCAGTTGCGGCAGGTCCTCGTTCTCGAACCAGACCGCCAGCGCGATGTACTGCTGGGAGGCGTTGAACTCGTTGTGCACCTGCTGCTGGAGCAGCTCGTAGAACTTCGAACGCGGATTCTTCTTGGTGAGGGCCATGTATTCAACGGTAACCCAGCCCGGCAATTATCTCCAATTGTACCTGGTGATTCCCGCCCCATTAGGTTACCATTCCCAAAAGAAGGCAGAACTAATTTTGTTTAGCCTTGCCTAATTCATTCGGTGAATCAGCGGAGCGAGTCGCGCACCACCGGGCAGGACATGCACCGCGGCCCGCCCCGGCCGGAGCCCAGTTCCGAGCCCGCGATGCGCAGCACCTCGATCCCGGCCGCCTCCAGGCGCTCGTTGGTCTCCACGTTGCGCTCGTAGCCGACCACCACGCCCGGCGCCACGGCCAGCGTGTTGTTCCCGTCGTCCCACTGCTCGCGTTCCGCGGTCACCGGGTCGAGGCCGGTGTCGATCACCCGCAGCCGGTCGATGTCCATCGCCTTGGCCGCCGCGGTCAGGAACGGTTCCGGGCCGTCCACCCGCAGCGCGCCGTCGTCACCGGTGAACAGCGTGTAGGCCACCAGCGAATCCCTGGCCAGCGGGTACATCACCACCGCGTCGGTGTTGACCATCGTGCACACGGTGTCCAGGTGCATGGTGGCCCGCGACTGCTCGATCGGCACCGCCAGCACCGTGTGCGCGAGGTCGTCGGCGAACACCGAGCGCGCCAGCGATTCGGCACCGGCCGCCGAAGTCCGCTCGCCGACGCCGATCGCGACCACGCCCGGCGCCAGCAGCATCACGTCGCCGCCTTCGATCGGCGCGGAATGCGCGCCATAGGCACGGGCGGCCTGCCGGAATCGCGGGTGATAGGCGTAAACCAGGTCCAGCACCGCGGTTTCCCGGCGGCGCGCGGGCATGGTCAGTGAGGAAATCGCCACCCGGTCGGCGATCCACGCGGAGGAATCACGCGTGAACAACAGGTTCGGCAGCGGGTCGACGGCGAAATCACGCGGATGGTTCATTTTCCGGACCAGCGAAGCGCCTTCCGCGGCGGGCAGTTCCTCGAAGGTCATCCCGGCCATCAGCACCTCGGCCAGCGTTTCCGAGTCCACAGAGGACAGATGGGACCGGAGCACGTCGGCCAGCTCGGCACCGAGCCTGCGGTCGTCCACCGCCGCGTGCACCCCGGCGGCGTGCGCGCGCTGGTCGTCGAGCGCGCTGCGCAGCACCTCGGCCAGCAGCAGCACCTCGACACCGCGGCCGCGCAGCACCTCGGCGAAGGCGTCGTGCTCCTCCTGGGCGCGGTCGACCCACGGAATGGAGTCGAACAGGAGCTGGTCGTTGTTGCGCGGCGTGAGGCGCTTCAGCTCGGCGCCCGGCCGGTGCAACAGGACCGAGCGCAGTGGCCCGACCTCGCTCTCCACCCGGGGCGCGGACACGGTCTCGGAAGTCGCTTGCTCGACGGTCACATGCTGAGACTAATCACTTCCACCGCGGTAATGGTTCGGTAAGCGGTGGGAGTATGGCCGCCGCGCGGCCGGTGGCCCAGAGTGAACGCATGTCGCGCAAGAAGAAGCTCATCCTGGCCGCGCTCGGGCTCGGGCTGGTGGTTGCCGCCGTCGGTCTGTGGGCCTTCCAGCCGTGGAAGGCGTTCACCCGCAGCACGGTGGACGAAGCGCTGCCGGTGGCCGTGAACAGCGCGGTCAGCGAAGCACCGCGGCAGCCGGCCGCGCCCACCTCCGAGTCACCCGGCGCGCCCGAGTCACCCGAGCCGTCCGAGCCGCCCGAGCCGAAGGACCTGGCCACCGGCGAGTTCGTCAGCCAGGAGCACGACACCAGCGGCAAGGCCCGCGTGGTCGATCTCGGCGACGGCAACCGCGTGCTGCGCCTGGAGGGCTTCTCCACCTCCGACGGTCCCGACGTGCACGTGTGGCTCAGCGCGGCCACCGCGGGCGGTGAATGGGGCAAGTACGACGACGGCGCCGTGGTCAAGCTCGGCAAGATCAAGGCCACCGACGGGAACCAGAACTACAACATTCCGGCCGACGCGAAGCTGTCCGGGCTGCGCAGCGTGGTCATCTGGTGCGACCGCTTCAACGTCGCCTTCGGCTCCGCGCCGCTGTCCCTCTGAAAAGCTCGGAAAATAAGCACCGCGGAGGTCGTTCCGGCGCTTGTCCGTTCGTAGGTTCGGTGTGAGAACACCGCAGAGAACACAGAGAACGGAGACCTTCATGTCGAACGCCCGACCGCCCGTGGTCGACCTGGCCACCTGGCAGGCCGCCCGCGACGAACTCCTGGTCCGCGAGAAGGCGCACACCCGTGAGGGCGACGCCATCGCCGCAGCCCGGCGGCGGCTGCCGATGGTGGAGTTCGACGGAAAGGTCGAGGTGGTCGGTGCCGACGGCCCCGTCCCGTTCGTCGACCTGTTCGACGGCCGCGACGAACTCGTGGTCTACCAGCACATGTGGCATGAAGGCGCGCCTCACCAGGGCCAGTGCGAGGGCTGCACCAACATGGTCTGGCACCTGCGGGACACCGTCGTCTACCTCAAGGCGCGCGGGGTCTCGTTCGCCGTCGTGACCAGGGGCCGGTGGGAGGAGGTGGCTCCGTTCGTGGAGTTCATGGGCTACACCGACCCCTGGTACTCGGTGCGCGACGTGCCCGCGCCGGTCGGCGGCGCCATGGCCTCCCTGTCGTGCTTCCTGCGCGACGGCGAGCGCACCTTCCTCACCTACTCCACGACGGGACGC
The genomic region above belongs to Amycolatopsis sp. YIM 10 and contains:
- a CDS encoding DUF899 family protein codes for the protein MSNARPPVVDLATWQAARDELLVREKAHTREGDAIAAARRRLPMVEFDGKVEVVGADGPVPFVDLFDGRDELVVYQHMWHEGAPHQGQCEGCTNMVWHLRDTVVYLKARGVSFAVVTRGRWEEVAPFVEFMGYTDPWYSVRDVPAPVGGAMASLSCFLRDGERTFLTYSTTGRGNEQANGSFGVLDMTPYGRGEAWEDKPEGWPEGDVPCWYWRSAADGTATWGATSRPVPQWTRPGATPEETLGRHGHCH